In a genomic window of Panthera tigris isolate Pti1 chromosome D4, P.tigris_Pti1_mat1.1, whole genome shotgun sequence:
- the LOC102969625 gene encoding LOW QUALITY PROTEIN: olfactory receptor 1L3-like (The sequence of the model RefSeq protein was modified relative to this genomic sequence to represent the inferred CDS: inserted 1 base in 1 codon): MGMSNLTRLSEFILIGLSSHPEDQKPLFALFLIMYLVTITGNLLIILAIRSDPKLQNPMYFFLSILSFADICYTTVIVPKMLVNFLSETKTISYAECLTQMYFFLVFGNIDSYLLAVMAIDRYVAICNPFHYVTVMNRXLLAFSVAFSCLHSLLHVLLVNRLTFCASNVIQHFFCDVNPVLKLACSSTFVNEVVAMTEGMASVMAPCICIIISYLRILIAVLNVPSVAGKCKAFSTCSSHLTVVTLFYGSITYVYFQPLSNYTVKDRIATIIYTVLTSMLNPFIYSLRNKDMKRGLEKLISRIKAQMDMLSTAQANKIHEP, translated from the exons ATGGGAATGTCCAACCTGACAAGACTGTCTGAATTCATCCTCATAGGACTCTCCTCTCACCCTGAGGACCAGAAGCCACTCTTTGCTCTCTTTCTTATCATGTACCTGGTCACTATAACGGGGAATCTGCTCATCATCCTGGCTATCCGCTCTGATCCCAAACTCCAAaaccccatgtacttcttcctgagCATCTTGTCCTTTGCTGATATTTGCTACACAACAGTCATAGTCCCCAAGATGTTAGTGAACTTCTTATCAGAGACAAAGACCATTTCCTATGCTGAATGTCTGACACAGATgtattttttcctggtttttggAAACATAGACAGTTATCTCCTGGCAGTTATGGCCATTGACCGCTATGTAGCCATTTGTAATCCTTTCCACTATGTCACTGTGATGAACC TGCTGCTGGCCTTCTCCGTAGCTTTCTCCTGCCTCCACTCCCTCCTACATGTCCTCCTGGTGAATCGGCTCACGTTCTGCGCATCAAATGTAATCCAACATTTTTTCTGTGATGTCAACCCTGTTCTGAAACTGGCCTGCTCTTCCACCTTTGTCAATGAAGTTGTGGCCATGACAGAAGGGATGGCTTCTGTGATGGCCCCATGTATCTGCATCATCATCTCTTACCTAAGAATTCTCATTGCTGTCCTCAATGTTCCCTCAGTGGCTGGAAAATGCAAAGCCTTCTCCACATGCAGCTCCCATCTCACTGTGGTGACTCTGTTTTATGGGAGTATTACCTATGTCTATTTCCAACCCTTGTCCAACTATACTGTCAAGGACAGAATAGCAACAATCATCTACACTGTACTGACATCCATGTTGAATCCATTTATCTATAGTTTGAGAAACAAAGACATGAAACGGGGCTTAGAGAAACTGATAAGCAGGATTAAGGCTCAAATGGATATGCTTTCTACTGCACAAGCCAACAAAATCCATGAACCCTGA